A genomic segment from Streptomyces sp. NBC_00459 encodes:
- a CDS encoding LacI family DNA-binding transcriptional regulator: MTSGLERGVGSSAPRSEDVARLAGVSRKTVSRVLNNEPYVSEESRRRVLAAAEELGYRLNHAARALASGRTRSIGVVALGTAGYGTASLLVGIEQAVRDAGYALRVLNTPDGNPRSIAAALESLLEQGVDGIVVSEPIVEGEVPLGVDVPVLFLGAPPAFSAARTLSVGVGAHQLARAATDHLLDLGHATVHHLAGPRRWYATTDRIEGWRAALAARGAHEPPVLNGDWSAASGYAAGLELASDRLVTAVFAAGDEMAIGLIHGLRESGRRVPEDISIVGFDGNPVFAYVTPPLTTVRQPFEAASREGIRLLLHAMENPDADLPPANDPPVELIVRGSTAPPPSH, translated from the coding sequence ATGACATCAGGGCTGGAGCGCGGTGTCGGCTCCTCCGCGCCGCGCAGTGAGGACGTGGCCAGGCTGGCCGGCGTCTCACGCAAGACGGTCTCCCGGGTCCTCAACAACGAGCCGTACGTGTCCGAGGAATCCCGCCGCCGCGTCCTGGCGGCCGCCGAGGAACTCGGCTACCGGCTCAACCACGCCGCCCGGGCACTGGCCTCCGGCCGTACCCGCTCCATCGGTGTGGTCGCTCTGGGAACGGCCGGGTATGGAACCGCCTCCCTGCTCGTGGGCATCGAACAAGCCGTACGGGACGCCGGATACGCGCTTCGCGTGCTCAACACCCCGGACGGCAACCCACGAAGCATCGCCGCCGCGCTGGAGTCACTCCTGGAGCAGGGCGTGGACGGGATCGTCGTCTCCGAACCCATCGTCGAAGGTGAAGTCCCGCTCGGCGTCGACGTGCCGGTTCTTTTCCTCGGAGCTCCACCCGCCTTCAGTGCCGCCCGGACTTTGAGCGTCGGCGTGGGCGCCCATCAGCTGGCGCGCGCGGCCACCGATCACCTCCTGGACTTGGGGCATGCGACCGTCCACCACCTCGCCGGTCCGCGGCGGTGGTACGCCACCACGGACCGCATCGAGGGGTGGCGGGCGGCGCTGGCGGCCCGGGGCGCGCATGAACCCCCCGTGCTCAACGGCGACTGGTCGGCGGCCTCCGGGTACGCCGCCGGCCTGGAGCTGGCCTCGGACCGTTTAGTGACCGCGGTGTTCGCCGCAGGCGACGAGATGGCCATCGGACTGATCCACGGCCTGCGGGAAAGCGGTCGTCGGGTGCCGGAGGACATCAGCATCGTCGGTTTCGACGGAAACCCGGTCTTCGCCTACGTCACCCCGCCTCTGACCACTGTCCGTCAGCCGTTCGAGGCCGCGTCGAGGGAGGGGATCAGGCTTCTCCTCCACGCCATGGAGAACCCCGACGCCGACCTGCCGCCGGCGAACGACCCACCCGTCGAACTGATCGTCCGCGGGTCGACCGCGCCTCCACCCTCCCACTGA
- a CDS encoding SDR family oxidoreductase has translation MTTTLPVLVVGATGSLGGKVVDELLKRGKNVRALVRPTTDASKLESKGVEISRGDMLDLDSLIAAMTGADAVITTAAGYTRGGKNAHDIDTVGNANLAEAAHRTGIRRFVLTSILTSDRTPQVPHFWHKKLAEDKLEQLGVPFVALRPGAFLDQIATMAGDPIDKGRLIWMAKPTVPLTFVHTSDLAAYLAAAVDAETDNGERIDIGWDRPISMREMADLMGHRAGKKIKVQAVPSTVTRAAGAVVGRFLPLVKDMAAMFGWFDTGRYVADTRRQEEVFGPAPTAEDAIVQYTDELTRTQHR, from the coding sequence ATGACCACCACCCTCCCCGTCCTCGTCGTCGGAGCGACCGGCTCCCTCGGCGGCAAGGTCGTCGACGAACTGCTCAAACGCGGCAAGAACGTCCGCGCCCTGGTCCGGCCGACCACCGACGCGAGCAAGCTGGAAAGCAAGGGTGTCGAGATCTCCCGCGGCGACATGCTCGACCTCGACTCGCTCATCGCCGCCATGACCGGCGCCGACGCCGTCATCACCACCGCCGCCGGCTACACCCGCGGCGGCAAGAACGCGCACGACATCGACACCGTCGGCAACGCCAATCTCGCCGAGGCAGCCCACCGCACCGGCATCCGGCGGTTCGTCCTGACCAGCATTCTCACCAGCGACCGGACGCCTCAAGTCCCGCACTTCTGGCACAAGAAGCTCGCCGAGGACAAGCTCGAACAGCTCGGCGTCCCGTTCGTCGCACTGCGTCCGGGGGCCTTCCTCGACCAGATCGCGACCATGGCGGGCGATCCGATCGACAAGGGCCGCCTGATCTGGATGGCCAAGCCCACCGTCCCGCTGACCTTCGTCCACACCTCCGACCTCGCGGCATACCTGGCGGCCGCCGTCGACGCCGAGACCGACAACGGCGAGCGCATCGACATCGGCTGGGACCGTCCGATCAGCATGCGCGAGATGGCCGACCTGATGGGCCACCGGGCCGGAAAGAAGATCAAGGTGCAGGCCGTCCCTTCGACGGTCACCCGTGCCGCAGGAGCCGTCGTCGGCCGCTTCTTGCCCCTGGTCAAGGACATGGCCGCGATGTTCGGCTGGTTCGACACGGGCCGCTACGTCGCCGACACCCGCCGCCAGGAGGAAGTGTTCGGCCCCGCCCCCACGGCCGAAGACGCCATCGTCCAGTACACCGACGAGCTCACCAGGACACAGCACCGGTGA
- a CDS encoding RICIN domain-containing protein: MSPAQTGARPGAAPRSRPPVSFLSLAFVLLVAVMTMTLPVGRADALARPSQTMYTPPSGAPSPGSLYPRAMRMQHNGSANGTILATFEQYTTGTPVLPIYRSTDNGNSWSKISEVADTQNGWGMRWQPELFELPTAVGGFPAGTILAAGASVPADRSAIKIDVYASTDRGQTWTFVSNIATGGPAYDQNGNGNTPVWEPFFLYANGKLIVYYSDQRDPDHGQKLVHQVTTDLSTWGPVVDDVAMPTFSQRPGMATVAKLPNGNYVMTYEYGGSPSGNFAVYYKISADPEAFDSVTGIPLRSTDGVVPTSTPYITWLPTGGPNGTLVVGAYSTSDLFLNTQNGAANTWTRITSNVANGYSRGMVPLSDGHSLLVLSGGNGGSNLSNPVTYSTIDLGGGISDGATYTVSNAGSNLMLSIAGGSTINGTNATQQNADNATDQQWRFVQQSSGYFKIFNAASGKVLGVENQSTADGAKILQWDDNGTLDHEWAVAPNPVGGYSITNRVTGKYLEIPNASTATGTAAGQWSGTSCACQRWNVTQTALPPLGTGQYVLVNKNSGRYLDIPQGSTATNTATQQWQNSACFCQLFTFQSAGGGAWTVRNANSNLNLDIRNGSTTAGAAVVQNTPSAANSQKWTLTDAGNGYYKLKNVGSGFNAAVAQSSTSNGAAVVQWNDLNIDDQLWKIVRIN, from the coding sequence ATGTCCCCTGCGCAGACAGGCGCCAGACCCGGCGCCGCTCCGCGTTCCCGTCCACCTGTCTCCTTCCTGTCCCTGGCGTTCGTCCTGCTCGTCGCGGTGATGACCATGACCCTGCCTGTCGGCCGGGCGGACGCCCTGGCCCGGCCCTCGCAGACGATGTACACCCCGCCGTCGGGCGCCCCCTCACCCGGGTCGCTCTACCCGCGGGCGATGCGTATGCAGCACAACGGCTCCGCCAACGGCACCATCCTCGCGACGTTCGAGCAGTACACCACCGGCACGCCGGTCCTCCCGATCTACCGCAGCACGGACAACGGCAACTCCTGGTCGAAGATCTCCGAGGTCGCCGACACCCAGAACGGCTGGGGCATGCGCTGGCAGCCCGAGCTGTTCGAACTGCCCACCGCGGTGGGCGGCTTCCCGGCGGGCACCATCCTGGCCGCCGGTGCCTCGGTCCCCGCCGACCGCTCCGCCATCAAGATCGATGTCTACGCCAGCACCGACCGCGGACAGACCTGGACGTTCGTCAGCAACATCGCCACCGGCGGCCCGGCCTACGACCAGAACGGCAACGGCAACACCCCCGTATGGGAGCCCTTCTTCCTCTACGCCAACGGCAAGCTGATCGTCTACTACTCCGACCAGCGCGACCCCGACCACGGCCAGAAGCTCGTGCACCAGGTCACCACGGACCTCAGCACCTGGGGTCCGGTCGTGGACGACGTGGCGATGCCCACCTTCAGCCAGCGGCCAGGTATGGCCACCGTCGCGAAGCTGCCCAACGGCAACTACGTCATGACGTACGAGTACGGCGGTTCCCCCTCGGGCAACTTCGCCGTGTACTACAAGATCTCCGCCGACCCGGAGGCGTTCGACTCCGTCACGGGCATTCCCCTGCGGTCGACGGACGGTGTGGTCCCCACCAGTACCCCGTACATCACGTGGCTGCCCACCGGCGGTCCGAACGGCACGCTTGTCGTCGGCGCCTACAGCACCAGTGACCTGTTCCTCAACACCCAGAACGGCGCTGCGAACACCTGGACGCGTATCACCTCCAACGTCGCAAACGGCTACAGCCGCGGCATGGTGCCACTGTCCGACGGCCACAGCCTGCTCGTGCTCAGTGGAGGCAACGGAGGCAGCAACCTCTCCAACCCCGTCACCTACAGCACCATCGACCTGGGCGGCGGCATCTCGGACGGAGCCACCTACACCGTGTCGAACGCGGGCAGCAACCTCATGCTGAGCATCGCGGGCGGCTCCACGATCAACGGCACGAACGCCACCCAGCAGAACGCCGACAACGCCACCGACCAGCAGTGGCGCTTCGTCCAGCAGAGCTCCGGCTACTTCAAGATCTTCAACGCCGCCAGCGGCAAGGTCCTCGGCGTGGAGAACCAGTCCACCGCCGACGGCGCCAAGATCCTCCAGTGGGACGACAACGGCACCCTCGACCACGAGTGGGCCGTCGCCCCGAACCCGGTCGGCGGGTACAGCATCACCAACCGTGTGACCGGCAAGTACCTGGAGATCCCGAACGCCTCCACCGCTACCGGCACCGCCGCAGGTCAGTGGAGCGGCACCAGCTGCGCCTGCCAGCGCTGGAACGTCACCCAGACCGCTCTGCCACCGCTCGGCACCGGACAGTACGTCCTCGTCAACAAGAACAGCGGGAGGTACCTGGACATCCCGCAGGGCTCGACCGCCACCAACACGGCCACCCAGCAGTGGCAGAACTCGGCCTGTTTCTGCCAGCTCTTCACCTTCCAGTCCGCCGGCGGCGGAGCCTGGACCGTCAGGAACGCCAACAGCAACCTGAACCTGGACATCCGTAACGGCTCCACCACCGCCGGAGCCGCTGTCGTCCAGAACACGCCGTCCGCCGCGAACTCGCAGAAGTGGACCCTCACCGACGCGGGCAACGGCTATTACAAACTCAAGAACGTGGGCAGCGGCTTCAACGCCGCCGTCGCCCAGTCCTCCACCAGTAACGGTGCGGCGGTCGTGCAGTGGAACGACCTGAACATCGACGACCAACTCTGGAAGATCGTCCGCATCAACTGA
- a CDS encoding MmcQ/YjbR family DNA-binding protein gives MDGEALQKTAADHAEELPGAGLEHPFGPEWEVYKVRGKVFMLMTQVTGEPMVILKSAPEEAAALRHEHVEISPGYHMNKKHWITLEGGNTIDEALVKELVTDSYRLVVDGLARSQQPVDPHTYGRRA, from the coding sequence ATGGACGGAGAGGCGCTGCAGAAGACGGCGGCCGACCACGCCGAGGAACTCCCCGGAGCCGGGCTGGAGCACCCGTTCGGCCCCGAGTGGGAGGTGTACAAGGTGCGCGGCAAGGTCTTCATGCTCATGACGCAGGTGACCGGGGAGCCCATGGTGATTCTCAAGTCGGCACCCGAGGAGGCGGCCGCCCTGCGACACGAGCACGTGGAGATCTCTCCTGGCTATCACATGAACAAGAAGCACTGGATCACGCTGGAGGGCGGAAACACGATCGACGAGGCGCTGGTGAAGGAGCTCGTGACCGACTCCTACCGGCTTGTCGTCGACGGGCTCGCCAGGTCCCAGCAGCCCGTCGACCCGCACACCTACGGCCGCCGCGCCTGA
- a CDS encoding TIGR04282 family arsenosugar biosynthesis glycosyltransferase, producing MTTLLVIAKEPRPGRVKTRLTPPFTPREAAALAEAALVDTLRTVAATPARRRVLVLDGAPGPWLPPGFDVVAQCAGGLDERLAAAFAGCDGPALLIGMDTPQVTPALLTVDFAGCDAYFGPAEDGGFWALGLAHPDPELLRGVPMSTPTTGAVQRERLVGAGLRVRELPCLRDVDTARDAAAVAASAPASRFAAELGRLGAVAGR from the coding sequence GTGACCACACTTCTCGTCATCGCCAAGGAACCGCGACCTGGCCGGGTCAAGACCCGGCTCACCCCGCCGTTCACGCCCCGGGAAGCGGCGGCGCTCGCGGAGGCGGCACTGGTGGACACCCTGCGGACCGTGGCGGCCACCCCCGCCCGGCGTCGGGTGCTGGTGCTCGACGGCGCTCCGGGCCCCTGGCTGCCTCCCGGCTTCGACGTCGTCGCACAGTGCGCGGGAGGCCTGGACGAGCGGCTGGCCGCCGCGTTCGCCGGCTGCGACGGACCCGCGCTGCTCATCGGCATGGACACCCCGCAGGTGACGCCCGCGCTGCTCACCGTGGACTTCGCCGGCTGCGACGCGTACTTCGGCCCGGCCGAGGACGGTGGTTTCTGGGCGTTGGGTCTCGCCCACCCCGACCCCGAACTGCTGCGGGGTGTGCCGATGTCGACGCCCACGACGGGTGCCGTGCAGCGTGAGCGACTCGTCGGGGCGGGCCTGCGCGTGCGCGAGCTGCCGTGCCTCCGGGACGTGGACACCGCCCGCGACGCGGCGGCGGTCGCCGCATCGGCCCCGGCAAGCCGGTTCGCCGCTGAGCTGGGGCGTCTCGGAGCGGTCGCCGGTCGATGA
- a CDS encoding NADP-dependent oxidoreductase, protein MKAILFDRFGGTEVLREADVEVPQPGPGQIRVRVRAAGLNALDGKIRSGAMEAKFPTPLPAIPGGELAGVVDALGEGVRDVQVGDEVLGWSDTGSYAEYALATTVAPKPAGLDWQHAAALPTAGATAERVLDLLGVTAGETVLMHGAAGAVGTLAVQLATARGARVIGTAGPANQEYLTALGATATLYGEGLVERVRALAPEGVDAVFDLAGKGALEDSIALRGGTERIVTIADFSAYQLGITFSSAPRERSAAGLAALAQDAATGKVVTTVTAYPLDQAATAQQVSDAGHVRGKLVLTVD, encoded by the coding sequence ATGAAGGCCATCCTGTTCGACCGTTTCGGAGGCACGGAAGTGCTGCGCGAGGCGGACGTCGAGGTCCCGCAGCCCGGTCCCGGGCAGATCCGCGTCCGCGTCAGGGCGGCCGGACTGAACGCGCTGGACGGCAAGATCCGCTCCGGGGCAATGGAGGCCAAGTTCCCCACGCCTCTGCCCGCCATCCCCGGCGGCGAGCTCGCCGGTGTGGTGGACGCCCTGGGTGAGGGCGTACGGGATGTACAGGTGGGCGATGAGGTGCTGGGCTGGTCGGACACCGGCTCGTACGCCGAGTACGCGCTGGCAACCACCGTGGCCCCCAAGCCCGCCGGCCTCGACTGGCAGCACGCCGCCGCGCTGCCGACTGCGGGCGCGACGGCCGAGCGGGTACTGGACCTGCTCGGTGTCACCGCCGGGGAGACCGTGCTGATGCACGGCGCGGCCGGAGCGGTCGGAACCCTGGCGGTCCAGCTCGCCACGGCCCGCGGGGCGCGTGTCATCGGCACCGCCGGCCCCGCCAACCAGGAATACCTCACCGCGCTCGGCGCCACCGCTACCCTCTACGGCGAGGGCCTGGTCGAGCGGGTCCGGGCGCTCGCACCCGAGGGCGTGGACGCGGTGTTCGACCTGGCCGGGAAGGGAGCCCTGGAGGACTCCATCGCCCTGCGCGGTGGCACCGAGCGCATCGTCACCATCGCCGACTTCAGCGCGTACCAGCTCGGCATCACCTTCTCCAGCGCTCCCCGGGAACGCTCCGCCGCCGGCCTGGCCGCGCTGGCCCAGGACGCCGCGACCGGCAAGGTCGTCACCACCGTCACCGCCTACCCGCTCGACCAGGCCGCCACGGCCCAGCAGGTCAGCGACGCCGGGCATGTCCGGGGAAAGCTCGTCCTCACCGTCGACTGA
- a CDS encoding MarR family winged helix-turn-helix transcriptional regulator — MDEEVRWLTAEEQHAWRSFVRLHERLGGRLSRMLQSESKLSAADFGVLVSLTDVPDGRQRYQDLARALEWEKSRMSHHIARMAGRGLVIREECAEDARGAFVVITDAGRVAIEAAAPLHVEAVRELFLDHVTPAELRTLADISDRVVAKLDEEPA, encoded by the coding sequence ATGGATGAAGAGGTTCGGTGGTTGACGGCGGAGGAGCAGCACGCCTGGCGGAGTTTTGTTCGGTTGCATGAGCGGCTGGGGGGTCGCCTGTCGCGCATGCTGCAGAGCGAGTCGAAGCTCTCGGCCGCGGATTTCGGCGTGCTGGTCAGTCTGACGGATGTGCCGGACGGTCGGCAGCGTTACCAGGATCTGGCCCGGGCACTCGAGTGGGAGAAGAGTCGTATGTCCCACCACATCGCTCGGATGGCAGGACGAGGGCTGGTGATCCGCGAGGAGTGCGCCGAGGACGCGCGGGGAGCGTTCGTGGTGATCACGGATGCCGGGCGGGTGGCGATCGAGGCGGCGGCTCCGCTGCATGTGGAAGCGGTACGGGAGCTGTTCCTGGACCATGTCACCCCGGCGGAGCTGCGGACTCTGGCCGATATCTCCGACCGAGTGGTGGCGAAGCTGGACGAGGAACCCGCCTGA
- a CDS encoding glycosyltransferase family 2 protein: MVLPCLNEAEALPWVLARIPPTWRALVVDNGSTDGSPELARALGATVVQEERRGFGAACHAGLTAATADIVCFCDCDASLDPSLLEPFVREVRAGEADLVLGRRRPQGRGAWPAHARVGNLVLARMLRRRTGLRLHDLGPLRAGRREQLLDLALTDRRSGYPLQMVVRAADSGWRVAEHDVPYLPRSGASKVTGTWRGTWQAVRDMRRVLSEPPAAVPSRDGTTAGSLSVHPGGTAQ, encoded by the coding sequence GTGGTTCTCCCCTGTCTGAACGAGGCCGAGGCCCTGCCCTGGGTGCTCGCACGCATCCCGCCCACCTGGCGCGCGCTGGTGGTGGACAACGGATCCACGGACGGCTCGCCGGAGTTGGCACGCGCCCTCGGCGCGACCGTCGTGCAGGAGGAACGCCGAGGCTTCGGCGCCGCCTGCCACGCCGGGCTGACCGCGGCCACCGCGGACATCGTGTGCTTCTGCGACTGCGACGCCTCACTCGACCCGTCCCTGCTTGAGCCCTTCGTGCGCGAGGTGCGCGCGGGTGAGGCCGACCTCGTGCTCGGGCGGCGCCGCCCGCAGGGCCGAGGCGCCTGGCCCGCGCACGCCCGGGTGGGCAACCTCGTGCTGGCACGGATGCTGCGCCGTCGCACAGGGCTGCGCCTGCACGACCTCGGCCCGCTCCGCGCCGGCCGCCGCGAACAACTGCTCGACCTCGCGCTCACGGACCGCCGCAGCGGCTACCCGCTGCAGATGGTCGTCCGCGCCGCCGACTCCGGCTGGCGTGTCGCCGAGCACGACGTGCCGTACCTGCCGCGCAGCGGTGCCTCCAAGGTCACCGGCACCTGGCGTGGCACCTGGCAGGCGGTACGGGACATGCGCCGGGTCCTGTCCGAACCACCGGCGGCCGTCCCGTCCCGGGACGGGACGACCGCCGGCTCGCTCTCCGTACATCCAGGAGGAACCGCTCAGTGA
- a CDS encoding NAD-dependent epimerase/dehydratase family protein: MRVLVTGGAGFIGSHVVEALTARGHEAVVFDLCDGRDVRDAEAVAAVLPGVHAVCHQAAMVGLGKDFGDAAEYVSHNDLGTAVLLSAMADAGVRHLVLAGSMVVYGEGSYTCEWHGAVRPGPRTVADLDAERFEPRCPRCEEGLTPGLVGEDAPVDPRNVYATTKLAQEHLAAAWARSTGGSAVSLRYHNVYGPGMPRDTPYAGVASFFRSALARGEAPRVFEDGGQRRDFVQVRDVAAANVAALEAEARAGALVAYNTGSGEPHTVGEMAQALASAYGGPEPVVTGEYRLGDVRHITADSSRLRAELGWKAQVGFTEGMREFARAKLQGE; this comes from the coding sequence ATGCGAGTACTGGTCACCGGCGGAGCCGGGTTCATCGGGAGTCATGTCGTCGAGGCGCTGACCGCGCGAGGGCACGAGGCGGTCGTGTTCGACCTGTGTGACGGCCGGGACGTTCGCGACGCCGAGGCCGTCGCCGCCGTACTGCCGGGTGTGCACGCCGTCTGCCATCAGGCCGCGATGGTGGGGCTCGGCAAGGACTTCGGTGACGCTGCAGAGTACGTGTCGCACAACGACCTCGGTACGGCCGTGCTTCTCTCCGCCATGGCCGACGCGGGGGTGCGTCACCTTGTGCTGGCGGGGTCGATGGTCGTGTACGGCGAGGGCTCGTACACCTGCGAGTGGCACGGTGCGGTACGACCCGGCCCCCGGACCGTGGCAGATCTGGACGCGGAGCGGTTCGAACCCCGGTGCCCGCGGTGCGAGGAGGGCCTGACACCGGGATTGGTCGGCGAGGACGCTCCGGTCGACCCCCGCAACGTGTACGCGACGACCAAGCTGGCCCAGGAGCACCTTGCGGCGGCGTGGGCCCGGTCGACTGGCGGCTCGGCGGTTTCGCTGCGCTACCACAACGTGTACGGGCCGGGCATGCCGCGCGACACCCCCTATGCCGGGGTCGCGTCCTTCTTCCGGTCGGCGCTCGCCAGGGGTGAGGCTCCGCGCGTCTTCGAGGACGGTGGTCAGCGGCGGGACTTCGTGCAGGTGCGGGACGTGGCCGCGGCCAACGTGGCGGCACTGGAGGCCGAGGCCCGGGCCGGGGCGCTGGTCGCGTACAACACCGGCAGCGGCGAGCCCCACACCGTGGGGGAGATGGCACAGGCGCTGGCCTCCGCGTACGGCGGGCCCGAGCCCGTGGTGACCGGGGAGTACCGCCTGGGGGACGTACGCCACATCACGGCGGACTCGTCCCGGCTGCGGGCCGAGCTGGGCTGGAAGGCCCAGGTCGGGTTCACGGAGGGCATGCGGGAATTCGCGAGGGCAAAACTTCAAGGGGAGTAG
- a CDS encoding SDR family oxidoreductase, producing the protein MIVVTGATGNVGRALVERLVAEDQPVRALTRNPGRAAFPSGAEVARLELDRPAHLLDGATKLFLHIQATGDRTGGLLDAARAAGVRHVVMLSSGIIDEGADDETHPIRIWHATAEQQVRDSGLEWTFLRPISFATNALQWAPQIRVGDTVHGPFAEACTAPIHEDDIAAVAARALIDRGHSGAVHRLTGPEPVTTTEQITTIGHTLGRDLRFIEVPPDQVGPDLFPHVPPSMLQGILKSFAATAGVHPEITTTVETITGTPARTMSSSGSSVTIRKTLPATL; encoded by the coding sequence GTGATCGTGGTGACCGGCGCCACCGGCAACGTAGGCCGCGCCCTCGTCGAACGACTCGTCGCCGAGGACCAGCCCGTCCGCGCGCTCACCCGCAACCCCGGACGGGCCGCGTTCCCCTCCGGCGCGGAGGTGGCCAGGCTCGAACTCGACCGGCCGGCCCACCTGTTGGACGGCGCGACCAAGCTGTTCCTTCACATACAGGCCACCGGGGACCGGACCGGCGGCCTGCTGGACGCCGCCCGCGCGGCAGGTGTCCGGCACGTCGTGATGCTCTCCTCGGGAATCATCGACGAGGGCGCCGACGACGAAACCCACCCGATCCGCATCTGGCACGCGACCGCCGAACAGCAGGTCCGCGACAGCGGTCTGGAGTGGACCTTCCTGCGCCCCATCTCCTTCGCCACCAACGCCCTCCAGTGGGCCCCACAGATCCGCGTCGGCGACACCGTCCACGGGCCCTTCGCCGAAGCCTGTACGGCACCGATCCACGAGGACGACATCGCGGCCGTCGCAGCCCGCGCCCTCATCGACCGCGGCCACTCCGGCGCCGTACACCGCCTCACCGGCCCCGAGCCCGTGACCACCACCGAACAGATCACCACCATCGGCCACACACTCGGCCGCGACCTGCGTTTCATCGAGGTCCCGCCGGACCAGGTGGGCCCGGACCTCTTCCCCCACGTCCCGCCCTCGATGCTGCAGGGCATCCTCAAATCCTTCGCGGCCACCGCCGGCGTACACCCGGAAATCACGACCACGGTCGAGACGATCACGGGCACTCCAGCCCGCACGATGAGTTCGTCCGGGTCGTCGGTGACGATCAGGAAAACCTTGCCAGCCACCTTGTAG
- a CDS encoding LLM class flavin-dependent oxidoreductase — translation MQFGIFTVGDVVMDPATGRTPTEHERIKAMVAIAQKAEEVGLDVFATGEHHNRPFVPSSPTTMLGWIAARTERIILSTSTTLITTNDPVKIAEDYAMLQHLADGRVDLMMGRGNTGPVYPWFGKDIRDGISLAVENYALLRRLWREETVNWEGKFRTPLQGFTSTPRPLDGVPPFVWHGSIRSPEIAEQAAYYGDGFFHNNIFWPKEHTGKMIDLYRERYAHYGHGSAEQAIVGLGGHVYMRRNSQDAVREFRPLFDQSPVMGGGMSMEEYMEQTPLTVGTPEQVVEKTLAFREYAGDYQRQLFMVDGGGVPLKAALEQIDMLGSEVVPVLRKEFAVGRPADVPDAPTHVSLLSVRDVGLAQESAGREG, via the coding sequence ATGCAGTTCGGAATCTTCACCGTCGGTGATGTCGTCATGGACCCGGCCACGGGCCGCACGCCCACGGAGCACGAGCGGATCAAGGCGATGGTCGCCATCGCACAGAAGGCCGAGGAAGTGGGCCTTGACGTCTTCGCGACCGGCGAGCATCACAACCGCCCGTTCGTGCCGTCGTCCCCGACCACCATGCTGGGCTGGATCGCCGCCCGCACCGAGCGCATCATCCTGTCCACGTCCACCACGCTGATCACCACGAACGACCCGGTGAAGATCGCCGAGGACTACGCGATGCTCCAGCATCTGGCCGACGGCCGCGTGGACCTGATGATGGGCCGCGGCAACACCGGCCCGGTCTATCCGTGGTTCGGCAAGGACATCCGTGACGGAATCAGCCTTGCCGTCGAGAACTACGCGCTGCTGCGCCGGCTGTGGCGCGAGGAGACAGTGAACTGGGAGGGGAAGTTCCGCACACCACTCCAGGGGTTCACCTCCACGCCCCGCCCGCTGGACGGCGTACCGCCCTTCGTCTGGCACGGTTCCATCCGCTCCCCGGAGATCGCCGAGCAGGCCGCGTACTACGGTGACGGCTTCTTCCACAACAACATCTTCTGGCCGAAGGAGCACACCGGGAAGATGATCGACCTGTACCGGGAGCGGTACGCGCACTACGGTCACGGCAGTGCCGAGCAGGCGATCGTCGGCCTGGGCGGCCATGTCTACATGCGCCGCAACTCCCAGGACGCCGTCCGCGAGTTCCGCCCGCTCTTCGACCAGTCACCCGTGATGGGCGGTGGGATGTCCATGGAGGAGTACATGGAGCAGACCCCGCTGACCGTCGGTACCCCGGAGCAGGTCGTCGAGAAGACACTCGCCTTCCGCGAGTACGCCGGTGACTACCAGCGCCAGTTGTTCATGGTGGACGGCGGCGGAGTCCCGCTCAAGGCGGCGCTGGAACAGATCGACATGCTCGGTTCGGAGGTGGTCCCGGTGCTGCGCAAGGAGTTCGCCGTCGGTCGGCCGGCCGACGTGCCCGACGCCCCCACCCATGTCTCGCTGCTGTCCGTCCGCGACGTCGGCCTCGCGCAGGAGTCGGCGGGACGGGAGGGCTGA
- a CDS encoding MarR family winged helix-turn-helix transcriptional regulator, protein MNDLTPDTPTTAGEGPMSYAIFQLARAHRARAAAMLREMDLHLGQELLLMHLLDRDGQTQSELLESVGLDHSTVSKSLRRMQDAGLLLREPAQHDRRVMVVHLTDKGRAMREPLAAMWRTLEETSARNLTAQQAQSFVRTAHAIADAINSHTLPQEESKQLP, encoded by the coding sequence ATGAACGACCTCACACCCGACACCCCCACCACAGCCGGCGAAGGGCCGATGAGCTACGCGATCTTCCAGCTCGCCCGCGCCCACCGGGCCCGCGCCGCCGCCATGCTCCGCGAGATGGACCTGCATCTTGGACAGGAACTGCTGCTGATGCACCTCCTCGACCGGGACGGCCAGACCCAGTCCGAACTCCTCGAAAGCGTCGGCCTCGACCACTCCACCGTCTCCAAGTCCCTGCGCCGCATGCAGGACGCCGGCCTGCTCCTCCGCGAACCGGCCCAACACGACCGACGCGTCATGGTCGTCCACCTCACCGACAAGGGCCGCGCCATGCGCGAACCCCTCGCAGCCATGTGGCGAACCCTGGAAGAGACCTCCGCCCGCAACCTGACGGCCCAACAGGCGCAGTCCTTCGTCCGCACCGCCCACGCCATCGCCGACGCGATCAACAGTCACACCCTTCCGCAAGAAGAGTCCAAGCAACTTCCCTGA